The genomic segment GCACAGgcaggtttgttttgttaggACCGGGGCCAGCACACAGACCTGCCAGCCATCAGCAGCGCTCTCCCATTGGACTCAGTTTACAAGATCGTTAAGTAAACCTAAAGAGCCTAATACAACAGCTTTGCTTAAATGTGAAGCTTGTGATGACTCAAACTCCTCAAAATAGTGCTCATCAGGCTTGAGCTTTGGTCAGTGGGTTTAAAGCTGCCTTTGTCTGCCATTATAATTCCTCGCTTTCCTAAAGCAACAGGTTGTCAGGAGTGTCCAGGCTAGTCACGTGCTAAGCCTCACAATGAGCTCACTCTTCTGTTACTTGATCTCCAGAAACAGCACTGTTTTATGACCTGGTCACTGCATTAGATCTGTAATTATTacaagtttctgaaaaaaacccataacattaaaattaaaatggttGTTAGCTACACACGTATGATTCTACTATGGAGTTGTAGGGTCTCATTACGTGTCGCTGTACAGAGCAGAACCAGTATCTGGAAATTACTCCCAGAGACACAACTACCATCTCTAGAATGCAGGTACGCATACTCTAGTACAGCAAATCACTAAGGACAAAAATGCAATGTTAGTTTATAATAGTGAAGCATTTCTAGTTGAtatgataaaatattaaaaccacTAATGTGTCTGTACAATGACAAGAACCAATGCCCTACATGTTGCCCCACCAAGCcctgtgtttctgaaaatacatgGACAGTCATATTGCACATTAACTGAAGTTCCTGCGTGGTCCCGGAGTTGTCTGGTCAACACAAACAACCTGCAGTGACATCTTTGCATGAATAACTGCCAACCATCTAATGAGGACACAGCTAACAGTCATACTCTGCGTCCAAGCAGAAAGCTTCCAACCCTTCAACCACATAAAGATGCATAAAAGAAAGGCTAACAGGGTTAGCACGATCACCTACAGCAATGGGGCTCGAAGGAGCTTCCCCAAAAAATTCACAGTTGAAACACTGAcaataaaaagcagaagcagaCATTATCAGCAGCCTGCTCCTTGACCATCAATACTGCCAACAGCACAGTCAAACACTGGATTGAGACGACAATGCATGTTCATTCAAGTTACTAGTCAACAATCTACAGAGAAGACAAAGGTTCCACTATGGTGAAGAGGAGCAGAGCTCAGTACCCTCTTCTTGTAAAGAACACCACTATCAGAAATAATGTCTCCATCCTCTCAGCAGCCTCACAGAGGTGTTGAacagtggtttaaaaaaaacccaacaacaataTTGCAAAGCTTCACACTAATGGGATGGGAGGAAGTCAGGGACAAAATATCCTGCTGTTTTTCATTCATGAACCTTAGCTATAAATTAACACAATTTCTGAATAAAATCTGTTGAGATGCTCCCTACTTCACAGTACAGCTGAGCTGCTtatctaaaattatttcaagacatgtccatcaaaataaataaataaaaaaaaaaatgatcgcactactttttcttcaagaaattacattttagaCTATGTGGCAGAagaagattttcttttcctttgagtTCTCATCTTTCAGGATTTCTGTTTGATCAGGTGTGATCAGCTATCCCTTTCACCAGGAGAGATTTAGTGCCTGCACACATGAGAGCAGGAGTGCATTATGTATATCTATGCACACACCTATAAAATCTCTTCCTTTAAGCTATCCAATTTCTGAAAGGCTAAAAAGGCGTAAGTACATAAACAGCATACAGTAAATAATCACTTGTATACAGAAAATGAACACACTTGAGTATGCCAGATAGAGCTCGTATTAGCTCATTTTGAAATGAACAATGAGAAAGAAGTGACCCAACTTGACCGCCCAGATTGACCCACCAGACAGAAACATACAGATGCTTTTTATATAATGTCAGCATATTTCACAGACCAGCATTCTAGATAAAGGTGACACCAAACTTAAGTCCAAACACTGTATAGATTTTGTAAAGCATTTCCAAAGCAACATCAATTCTTCAGACTTCCAGAGTCAAAGATTTAATCTGAAAGACACTTGAGCATCTTTTTATTCAGCAAAGTGAAGGTGTGCAAGTGATTTTAACTGCCCTCTACTAATTCCACAGAGGAACCTTTTAATGGTGATACCACATTGTTGATAACTGTTTGTTAATGATAATACATATAAGAGCCAAACCATTTATTAATGACAATACATATGAGCcacttaaagtatttttttttctttcctcctccctgtGATGAAATATTAGGAACAGTGACTTGGAAATCAACTGATTCCTAGAGCTGGCACCCCAGTCAGTCCCTAGTGCCTGCAGAGCACCTTACTGAGAACACTGCAGCTCAGGGAGTGACAGGATCTGCACCTGGGCTGAAGGCAGCGAACACAAAAAAAGGAGTATACTCAAGATGAGTACCTTTAAATACCTTTAAATTCAGTGACAGCCATTTAGAAAGAAGGCCACTGTGGAAGTCCCATAAAAGAAGAATCCTTACCAGcatttgctggaaaaaaaagtccctCCGCTAATACAAttcttttaaacattaaataaatcTTCTCAAAAGCAGCACATATACTTAATTACAACAGGTATgaattttgaaggaaattatGAAAGTCTGCCTTATTTCTTGATTCAGATAATTCTGCTGGTTTTACTTGGGCtttacaatttttaaagtaCGCACTTTTATTTGGATTTCACACAAAACAAATGCACTCCTACGTTCTCAAGAGAACTCTCAGGTCTCAGTATCACATCTCATTTGACGAGTTGCATTAAATTGCAAAACTAACCTTAAGCCTAGCTGCTGCAGAATGTAGCTGAATATGTTTAGCTGCCATAATCACTGGACCACCACCACAAAGTGGTAACGTTCCTTGGAACTCACCAGGATTTAATCCCTGACCTTCTGGTATTGCTCCCATTTGGGGAATGGGCATGATACAGGGATCCACCTCTCCCAGGGCAACACACCTCTCTACAACTGCACTTTCATCCTCCAGTGGACATAATCTCTGTGACACTCCTAAAATATTTGGTACTGGTTCCaagtaaatgtaaaataaacttCAGATGGCTCAAATGCTAAGATGAGCTTTTACTCACAGCTGTTGCAGAAACCAAGCAGCAGTAAAAGCAGCAGTTCAGACATCAGGAGAACTAGCTAACAAACATCCCTTGGAGTCATAAAGTAGTAGGATAAATACATTTAGGTTCTGAAAAGAAGCCCTGTCATATTTCTCCAGCACAGTACAGAAGAACTTTGGATGGACTGGAGAGATTCACTGctgtaagaaacaagaaaaaagaaatgcagaatctTTGTTTACCTAGGTCTGTGGTTTCTAAGTACCTACTTTTTACTACGATCATTTCTTGACTCAAAGTGAAAATGGGAATtcaccattttctctttttttcctgtccaaTGTGCAGATGGGGCATATTTTCGTTCGCTCCATCAATCCCTGCCCCCTACGCACAAACTCGTATACATGCACCTAgccagtggaaaagaaaaaaaggttacTCATTAATCCATTCTACAAAGCTTTCCAAACTGAAATGGGTGGGTTTTACATCTCCAGCAAGGATCAATATATAGGTAGGTACGTAGCATACCTCAGCACAGCTCAAAGTGAAGTGTTCATCTTGGATAGCACAACTTTGCTCCtggcatattttaaaacaaaactcaacAGTATGGAGAGGATGATTATTTTCTgtatgcttttcttctgctctaGTACGGCACTGACTGCAGCTCCACacaaaatagcaaaatacaAACAACTTTTAAAGACAATTGATCGGTTAGAACCCATAGTGAAAGATAAGGTAAGCAAAGTATTTGTCATAATATTATTTTCAAGCATTATGTACTGCTTAGAATATATCTTGTGAGGGATATAACTTTCAAATGTTTAACTTTTCTAacttagatttattttattgtaggATGTCGAATTGCTGCATACACCAGAAAACCCTGTGGTGAGACTCCTTTAACCTTTCTAATTGTATGAATTTGATTCTGTACTGGTTTATCCCATTGCCAAACGGCAGATGACTTCTTTTTCACATCTCTGACCTAGTACTCTTAATGCAAgctagatttaaaaagaaagtactTTGATAAAAGTTCCTTATTTCTGGATTTTTAGTGGCAGAACTGTTTATACTATGTAATCTTAATAACTATCTTGCTATTGTGTGTGTATTCCAAGACACCCACAGATTCAAATTTGTATGTATTCTGTTTACTCAAGAAACGGTGCTAAGAGTGGGGATTCACACAAGCTCTAGCTGAGCAGTGGTGCTCTTGGGGATGCAGGTTTTGGGAGTGGAAGTGCCTCTGGCTGccgggagctgcagcagcactgggaacaCCCCCGAGCGAAACCCCAGCAGACCCCCTTTCCCCCCACTGAAGCTAAAAGCCAAGTGTGACACTGTAAGGCCACGTTACGTGGTGCTTCCTCTCATAGGGGATCACACTTGTTTCTCTGAGACTATTCGTGTGCAAGGGTTGTGCTAGCAGTGGGAACACAGAACTGCATTTTGCAAGTATTCTCTTTGGATTTTAACGAGTTAAAATCACAAGAACAGGTCCCTGTTAATCCCCTTTTAATACAGACATTTATTCATACATTATTTAATGCTGATATTTTGTGTTCCAAGCTCAGGAACTTCTTACCTGTAGTAAATTACTCTAGAGTCACAGAAAGTGTGTGCATACTCGAATGTGGCAGGATGCAAGATTTACTGTGAAACTAAATGCTAATAGTAATAACAACATGTCTGAAAAGCTTACAAAGTAAATGCATCCTCCTTTCTTTTGATAATCCCCAACATGCAACAAAGCTCTAGAGCTAGTCATGGCTAATCTAATGTTATACTTCTGTTACCAGTTGTCTTAAATTTACCCGTAATGTTGATTTCTTAGcccttcagaaagcaaataattttgatcAATGTATAAAAATGATCATTATGCACAGctttttgaaaatgctgaaagtGTAAAGCTATTGACTCAGGACTGTAAACTTTCTTGCAAaacaaggacaagaagaaaggaagaccaCTCACCTCATTTCACACAGGTTTTGTTAGCCTCCTCCTAGGCTTCGCAGTTGGGTGCATTTTTTACTTCCCAAAACCCTACAGAACCATGACCAAAACAGATACGGTCCATCTCAATGCTAGAAACAACTGCAGTGCAAAAACCTAATGCACCCTAACTAATTGCtggcgttttttttttttattaacacgCTTTCTAACTTGTGGTGTCAAAGTGAAAAGGAGGAGATGATTAGCTGTCATTTCACTGCAGTGTTTGCCACTACctctgaaacaaagcaaatacaaCTAGTGACTAATCGCTTCATCagtctgcattttgtttttttcaaaaaacatgGTCACCTCAGGAAGGAAGACAACAGTTCATGTGCAGCTTAGGGCTTTACGATCTTATTCTGGGAGGTCTCAACTATCTTTGCTGAAAACTAGAGAAGATAGAGAATTCACATATTTACAAGGTACAAAGTCAATATAGGTTCAGCCTCtgatgaaaagctgaaaaatatttctgtgctaATAGTAATTATCACCAGCAAACACAGTAACAAACTTCTCATCCTGCAGGGTGAAATTTACATTTACTGAATTgtccaaataataaaatatgaatgACAGTGTGCCAAAGCTGTGCTCAGGGTGACTAGGTGCAATTACATCCAAATGAAACAGGATTTAATGAAAAGTCTTTCATGTAACTGTATTTCAAATATCAAAATACCGCTTCTATGACAATCTGCTTATGCCAGATTTACATTTGGCTTTAAATATTCAGGAAGAAGACTACCTTTTATAACATTCAAAATTCAGTGGTTTATCACTACTTTGTTTTACTTCCTTGAGCTTCCTGTGAGTGGAGTGAATATTAGCCTCAATTCAATCCCACACACTTTTCTCATACATTTATTAATGAAatatcttaaaaaagaaaaaaaaaaaaaaaaggaggtgagAAGTTTAAAAGCTCTGAGGATATTAACTCCAGGGAAAACCTGCTGAGGCTGAAAAAGTAATCTTAAGGCTGAACTCATTCAAGACCAGAGGGAAAACAAGGTCTATTGCTGCTGATTGACAGTGCAGCTGAAGCCAGTGGCACAACGCTGATTTACATCGGATCAGCATCTAACTCCACTGAACACTAATTCAGGAAGTGAAGGCTTTTCAGGCTAACCTGTAAAGTTAGTTTGAGTCAGATGCAGAGTATTGCTGCAAATTGCCTCTCATACAAGTGTTTTACATGTTTGCCCAGGCACCCTTAGACATCCCCAGTGGTCTACGGTTTTAAATGCAGCTTCATCAAACTGCTTAACCCATCACAGCATATCAAACCCCACAatccctgtgctcctctgaCTGTTGGCCTGCCTACAGCTAACTGTTAactcagcaaaaaaaaacagacaaagaaagGCAGCATGCATGAGAAATGCTGGTTTCTCAGCACaggcagaaaatgttttcagtttcagcTGGAAAACTGAGCTTTTCAAAAactagtgttttttttccagtaagcaAGACTGGTTACGGTAAGAAGCCTGAAACAAACATAAATGTGTGgttttttaggaaaataaaatgttacatcTAACCAATATAAAATGTTGCTATTAAAATTTGCTGTAAGCAACATATATGAAAGTTGCCTTGTCCTTGCCAAAGCAGCAAACTGCAGCAGCATCTAATGAACCAGATGAGATTCAGCATCAGTAGCAGTTGGTATGCAAAACAGGGATGATGGCTTTGGAGCCTGTCTAATGTGCATCATCAGCACTTCTAAATGTTTCCttctttggaaaacagaaagcaagttAGAAACTGGCTTCAGTAAACACTGCTGTTCTTTCTCTGCTGACTACAGGTTAGTTTTGGTGATATTTTCCACGGTTGCATGCCTAGGAAAGGAAATCAGCCACTGTGCAGGAAAGGAGATTCCGTAGCGCTTGTAGTCTTTCTGTTCACACCAGTAAAATCAATATGCAGTTGCATCATGAAAAAGGCAGGTTGCTCTAATTCCAGATAAACTGCAGCAAGTTCATGCCATCCAAATGGATGGCTTCTTTTTCAAGTTAGATACAAATGCTTATTGGTCTTGACTTGGGTCTAATGTGCACCTGAACTTGAAGCAATGTGGTGAGACAATACAAGTCAGGAGCCTGGCTCCTTATCCTGCCTCTCATCCTCaatccttcttttccctttagtAAGGTAACTAACTTCATCACCTTCATTTCCCATGCTACCAAGAGAGAACtgttaaataatatttgaaaatatgcaGTTCTATGTCAATTCTAAGTATAATTATTAAGAATGTAATATTAGAAACggtgaaaaaaaaggcaggaaaaaagtgTATTCCCACATACTGCATCAAGAAACAGTCCACAGTTATattagttgttgttgttttattttgaaaaaagaaaatactcatTCTTATGCTTGCGAAAACCTGCTACATATAACACAATCTAGTAGCATTTTCTACCAATTGCTGTCACAATTAGTATCTAAGTGGACACTTTAGGCATTTATTTTATGACAAAATCCTTGAGTATTTATCAAAGAACAGGTAAAGATTAAGTATCTCTGGCATATCTAGAAataacttaaaacaaaaaacaataatacACTTGGATCTTCTCAATTAATATCCTGCACCGTTCATTTTCACATGGACCTCAAACTAACATGTGGGAAAAAATTGTGCAACATTCATTTAAAACCTGttgcttcttttcctgctctAGGACGAATGCCTGTTCACTGCTGTGACCTGCTTCCAGAAGGGCACACTGAAATTACAACCAGAAAGCAGCCAAGTAAATTCTACATTCACCCAAACCATTAAAGCCTTGAAGAGATTCACCTTCAACAACTCTGGAAAGGTAGGATTACCTCACAATGCTCATAATGATGATCGTTGCTCCTTATTTTCTATAGCAGATGCCACCTGCAATGGTGGAATTGCAGAAAGCAAACTTAGTAGGAAAACTGATGTGTCTTTCATTATTTTCGAAATTAAAAATGTCCAATTTTCAGCACTTCTGGGAAAGGCATTCACTCTGATCCTATCAGTCAATTGCATATATGCACTTGGCAACCACACCATGTCCTGGACAAGAGGACAGGGATTATTGTAAAATGTGTGAACAAAAGGTGTCATTACTACATTATTTCCCCTTCTGAAATAACCCATGTCTCAGCTTTTCCAGGCTTCAATTTCAACCCTCCTGGTTTTTCAGTAAAAAGTcttatattattatttatgatTCTGATGTGCTGTTTAGAAGTGGTGTGATTTTCTTTATCTTCCAGCAGTGTGAGTCTTCATGTGAATCgtatgagaaaaaaacccctcgAGAGTTTTTGAAGAGCTTTGCAAAATTAATCCAAAAGGTAATCAGAGTTGATTCCTCTTGGGTGCTTTCTGACATTTTGCAAACAATTACAGATATCATTATTTGATACTCTTTCTAACAATGTATTGTTTTCACAGTTATTCAAGGACTAATAGAGGACACACCAGAGCTGACGGCTATGGAAAATCTACTATTTAAAGCAGACACTATGTTATTTAAGAGaacataaaaaatgtaaatattttgcattgCTACTATGCTGTGTGTGTGGTAAGTGAAATCTTCTCCCAAAATATTGAGTCCTATTTGGATGGCTATTCATAAGGTGAATGCTGTTTTGAAAGTGACCCTAGACTCAACTCACTGTGAAAACTGAATTGTAATTTCATAAAAACATGTTCTTTTAAGGGACTTAACTATCACCTTCTGCTGAACTGGAAATCCATGAGGTGGCTactcttggttttttttttgctttgatctTAAGTGAATCTCATACAGAGATGTCCGAGACTttctaaagaaaaccaaaccaaaccaaaccagaggCTTTGAAGCCACAAAAGGTGTCTACTTGAACTGATTTACTGATCTGCAATAATACCACACACAGAGTTTTATTTAGAAGTTCTTAGACTGTATCTTAGCTAACTATGAAAAAATACCCTGCATTGAACGCTCTTATAAATAGTGGAAAAACATTTACAAATCATACCGTGTGGCATGGGTCTGACCTGTGTCCATGTTGAAGCTACTGGCACATTTGCCCTGGGTTTCGATAGGGAGAGGAGTAGCTCCCATGCCCTAAATGAAGCGATAGGATTCTGTGgggaaaaacatatttcagaCAACAGATGTCCACCTAGAGTCCCTCCACTTAACATCATCAATACAGCAGAGGCATGACTGGCTGGTGAGACCAGCCACTGCCAAGTAATTGATCATTGTTTGGAGCAAAGCAGCTCAAATGCATATTGCTCTTTCTCAGAAGACAATGCTTTACACTTATATTCACGTACCATTAACACTAttccttctctctgctcttgATTCATTCTAGCGGTTTAagttttaattgcattttttgctttaaaaactgaCAAATTTTTTGTTATGTGGAAACCTGCCTGTAGAGCTTCTAAATCCTGAACATGTATGTAGAACTATGGCCAGAGATACCactgaaactttaaaataaaagtgagtATCACAGCACTTCAAACTAGTTTTTAGCAGCTTAATTATATACCACCATATTCTGTTTGAGGTGATTCTGGACCACTAGACTCTTCCATCTTAGAAGGAGCTGTTAATTTACCCACAAACAGATAGTAGCCTCATACGAGGAAACTGATTTTGGAAGAGAGTATAAAGCCTTCCAGTAAAAATGAACTTTTCATCTAATTTTCTCTCTACCTAGTAGAAATGCAGTATAGAgaggaaactggaaaactacATCTAGTGTTATGATGGAAAATGACAGGCTTAGTTACTTCCAAAAACAATGAGGTAgcattgaaaatatttccattccTACCAATGTCAGCCTAAAGGAAAACTAATACAAGAAGCTTTTTGCCTCCACATTTTCACTGTCTTGAAATGGGAACCTCTTCAAAAACATATgtcagaggaagaaaggaactTCAAGGCAACAACAAACCAAGTTTCCACAATGAAGAACCCTTGTTTCTGGTGATGACCATTTTGATTtagaatttttctctcttcaaaaaCCGCTTCTACTCTGAGTAACGTTCTCTCTCATACCTCAATGTTTCCACATTACTGCATGAGAATTACTGTTCTAAACATGAGCTACCACTCACATGTAAGTAACAAAGCTACTGAGTTTAAATGGCATTCTGCACCTTTTATCCCCATTTCTCTGACTTTGCTGCACATGAAGTCCCTTAACCACCAACTGATAAGCAATATGCAAACCTGCTGCAACTGCAATGGACTGAAATTTACAGAAGTAGAGAAAGTCAGGGTAAAACTTAATTTCagatttagattaaaaaaactGGGAACGTATTAAAGCAAGTCCTGCAAACGCAGAGTACCTGCTGATGTTTCCAAATGTTACATTTTTACAGAATACTTTAATTGAATGCCTTTATCATGAACTAAGGACTTTTTTCTGGCAAGTCCCAGAAGGCCAACCAATAAAACAGTGCTTTTTAATCACTTTCATGGAATATTTGCATGTGGAGAGTTTTGGGAAAAGAGCTTTGTTTTTGTACAAAGAAGGAAGTATCTATTTTTTGATTTGTAAATGTCTTTTCCAGTAATTTGCTAAATGCATTCAAATCAATCGTCTAAAAGAATCTGTTAAAACTCTTGTGCAAATGAAATGTGATGAGCGTGCCCTAACAAAGAGAACATAGTGCATTACATATGGGCTGTTTCAAAATTACAGACCCAACTTAATAATAatgctttgaaactgggtccaACTTTTTGAAATACCCTGTATTTATCAATAATCATTATAAAACATTGAGAAGCAACTTTTGTACCTGGGATGGATATTTTataacagaaaagcaatttccTGCCAGAATGTGATAAGCTAACTAGTTACTACTGCCTACTCTGGAACAATTTCTGGGTTTTGTACAGGAGGCAGCAGGTAATGCAGTAAGTAATGTAGCTATTTCTGTTTAGTGACTTGCTCCACTGTTTTTAAACTATGGATCTTATCACAGCAAGCATAGTGCTaaaggtttgttgttgttttaaatgtaatatGCTCTTTTGTTAATTGAGGCTATTTCTTGTACCTGCAGAACGCCTTAAGTCAAAATGTTCAACCATATGATTAAAAAAACTAATGAGAAACTGTAACAAATGTAACTTAGAAGGTTAATTGTTCTCAGATCTTagagaaaactgtatttattgGACAATACAACCCATATACGTATGGGGAGAACTAGTCACAAAATTATCACAGCTGATTTTAGTTACCACCACACTTCTGGGCAGTGTCAGCACAATCACTGTGGGCAACTTTGTACACTTCAAATCTGCTTTGACTTAGATGACACTGAGGCCTTGTGCTAACTTTTCGATTTGTCAGAGTTAGGAAAGGCTAAGTGTATTAGGTGAATCCCAAATGAAGAACAGGAAATCAGTGCACAGACCAGCCGTCAAGAAGACATCATCTTGTTCTTCAGCACcgttctcagaaaaaaaaccagaagATGTCCCAGGAGGAACTTGTGACCCTAGGAAGGACTAGTAATCACAATTCAAGATGTGTACACAATCTTGACTTGTAAAATGCACTCTCTCTGTACTAACTGCCCTCTCTGCAGAAACAACCTATGTTTCATTAAGTGAGTACACAGAGCAAGCCATAAAAGCTCATTACCTCCCAGGGAGGTTTTACAGTGTATTTATGATTTTGGTCATAAGTGCCATTTGCAGGCAC from the Columba livia isolate bColLiv1 breed racing homer chromosome 4, bColLiv1.pat.W.v2, whole genome shotgun sequence genome contains:
- the IL21 gene encoding interleukin-21, whose amino-acid sequence is MERMIIFCMLFFCSSTALTAAPHKIAKYKQLLKTIDRLEPIVKDKDVELLHTPENPVDECLFTAVTCFQKGTLKLQPESSQVNSTFTQTIKALKRFTFNNSGKQCESSCESYEKKTPREFLKSFAKLIQKVIRVDSSWVLSDILQTITDIII